A DNA window from Fibrobacter sp. UWR3 contains the following coding sequences:
- a CDS encoding TIGR02147 family protein, whose translation MGEKKPLKKIFEYLDYREFLKDYYNAKKEANPAFSLRVFSDKIGFKAKDFISRVMNGDKNLSSQSIPKVASGLRLGKHETEFFIALVKFNQAETTEERNGAFGEMQAVLKVVRFAEKQHLLGHAQYMVYSHWRHLTIRSLIGMYGFDGDYEALARRVHPRITAEEAKASVKLLEDCMLIKKGKNGKYALTENAITTGDRTSKLALRGFHQDCLKLAADSIDRDPPGTRHISGLTLGISQEGYERIVERINAFRKEIALIAEEDENSDKVFQLQFALFPVGGKD comes from the coding sequence ATGGGCGAAAAGAAACCGTTAAAGAAAATCTTCGAATACCTGGACTACCGGGAATTCCTGAAAGATTACTACAATGCCAAGAAGGAGGCGAACCCCGCCTTCTCGCTCCGCGTGTTTTCTGACAAGATCGGTTTCAAGGCCAAGGACTTTATAAGCCGCGTGATGAACGGCGACAAGAACCTTTCGAGCCAGAGCATCCCCAAGGTCGCAAGCGGCCTCAGGCTCGGCAAGCACGAGACGGAATTCTTCATAGCGCTCGTCAAGTTCAACCAGGCAGAAACTACCGAAGAACGCAACGGCGCATTCGGCGAGATGCAGGCCGTACTCAAGGTGGTGCGATTCGCCGAAAAGCAGCACCTGCTGGGGCACGCGCAGTACATGGTTTATAGCCACTGGAGGCACCTTACCATAAGGAGCCTCATCGGCATGTACGGCTTTGACGGAGATTACGAGGCACTCGCCAGGCGCGTACACCCGCGCATCACCGCCGAAGAGGCGAAGGCTTCCGTCAAGTTGCTCGAAGACTGCATGCTCATCAAGAAGGGCAAGAACGGCAAGTACGCGCTGACGGAGAACGCGATTACCACGGGCGACCGCACGTCGAAACTCGCTCTCCGCGGGTTCCACCAGGATTGCCTGAAGCTCGCCGCCGATTCCATCGACCGCGACCCGCCGGGCACACGCCACATTTCAGGGCTCACCCTCGGGATAAGCCAGGAAGGCTACGAGCGCATCGTGGAACGCATCAATGCATTCCGCAAGGAGATTGCGCTTATTGCCGAAGAGGACGAGAACAGCGACAAGGTTTTCCAGCTGCAGTTCGCGCTGTTCCCTGTCGGCGGCAAAGACTAG
- a CDS encoding glycosyl hydrolase — translation MNIGLKFAILGLCVSTAAFATKYEAESATLSGGAKNVNASGVSGTGYADMQEGNITFAGVTAEKAGKYQVTIRYKAGDFKANYIVVNGATSGTVDFEATSNWSDVSTVVTLKAGTNTISLEKYWGWISVDYIDVEPYESSPFKISATPVTPNATESAVKLYSFLRENFGKKTISGIMTGDMSGYTLGADFKTHDDVKYIYTRTGKYPVLVGLDFLFATGPNASGSWNMEYTDKAISIAKGLWKAGGIPAFTWHWKDPLDKDDAFYIQGADNGQGYTTFDFATGFKAGTTEWNTESAAYKGIIADIDHIADYFLELQKEGVAGIFRPLHEAGGKWFWWSINSGDQFAALYRLVYDRMVKVKGVKNMIWVFNPEGSTVTSWNPGSEYYDVLSIDIYNSANDHSSNASAFDKFKSASNGTKILALSENGPIPDVNNMHTDEAVWSWWMPWYSTWNGTWPGQTKDAVWKSNMDDERILSLEDMPGWDNYTADVTPDTTVTPPDSGTTRIATVPRLLGTATTVGIFDMNGHYVGLTTQGLPQGRYIVRQQVQGHIVNTVYLKK, via the coding sequence ATGAATATCGGCCTTAAATTCGCAATTCTCGGTCTGTGCGTCTCGACGGCGGCATTTGCCACCAAGTACGAGGCGGAATCGGCAACGCTCTCCGGAGGTGCCAAAAATGTCAACGCCTCGGGTGTTTCAGGCACGGGGTACGCCGACATGCAGGAAGGCAACATCACCTTCGCAGGCGTCACCGCAGAAAAGGCGGGCAAGTACCAGGTGACCATCCGCTACAAGGCGGGCGATTTCAAGGCGAACTACATCGTGGTCAACGGCGCCACCTCGGGCACCGTCGACTTCGAGGCAACCTCCAACTGGTCCGACGTCTCGACCGTCGTCACGCTCAAGGCGGGCACGAACACCATCTCGCTCGAAAAGTACTGGGGCTGGATTAGCGTAGACTATATCGACGTGGAGCCCTACGAATCCTCCCCCTTCAAGATTTCCGCGACCCCGGTCACCCCGAACGCGACCGAAAGCGCCGTGAAGCTCTACAGTTTCTTGCGCGAGAACTTCGGCAAGAAGACGATTAGCGGAATCATGACCGGCGACATGAGCGGCTACACACTGGGCGCCGACTTCAAGACCCACGACGACGTGAAGTACATCTACACGCGCACGGGCAAGTACCCGGTACTCGTCGGCCTCGACTTCCTTTTTGCGACAGGCCCGAACGCTTCCGGCAGCTGGAACATGGAATACACCGACAAGGCTATCTCCATTGCAAAGGGCCTCTGGAAGGCTGGCGGCATTCCCGCATTCACCTGGCACTGGAAAGACCCGCTCGACAAGGATGACGCGTTCTATATCCAGGGCGCAGACAACGGCCAGGGATACACGACATTCGATTTTGCGACCGGATTCAAGGCCGGCACTACCGAATGGAACACCGAAAGTGCCGCCTACAAGGGAATCATCGCCGACATCGACCACATCGCCGACTACTTCCTCGAACTGCAGAAAGAAGGCGTGGCGGGCATTTTCCGCCCCCTGCACGAAGCGGGCGGCAAGTGGTTCTGGTGGAGCATCAATTCGGGCGACCAGTTCGCGGCCCTCTACCGCCTTGTCTATGACCGCATGGTAAAGGTCAAAGGCGTAAAGAACATGATCTGGGTGTTCAACCCCGAAGGGAGTACCGTCACCTCCTGGAATCCGGGCAGCGAATATTACGACGTGCTCTCCATCGACATCTACAACAGCGCAAACGACCATTCTAGCAACGCAAGCGCCTTCGACAAGTTCAAGAGCGCATCGAACGGCACGAAGATTCTCGCACTCAGCGAAAACGGGCCTATCCCCGACGTGAACAACATGCATACCGACGAAGCGGTATGGAGCTGGTGGATGCCGTGGTATAGCACCTGGAACGGAACCTGGCCCGGCCAGACGAAGGACGCCGTGTGGAAGAGCAACATGGACGACGAGCGAATCCTTTCTCTCGAGGACATGCCCGGCTGGGACAACTACACGGCGGACGTCACCCCCGATACGACAGTAACGCCTCCCGACTCCGGCACGACCCGCATCGCGACAGTTCCGCGCCTGCTCGGCACGGCCACGACCGTCGGCATCTTCGACATGAACGGCCACTACGTGGGACTCACTACGCAGGGGCTTCCGCAGGGCCGCTACATCGTGCGCCAGCAGGTGCAGGGCCACATCGTGAATACGGTTTACCTCAAGAAGTAA
- a CDS encoding TIGR02147 family protein codes for MFSKNKINIYDYSDYRKFLQEFYELEKSLDPTFSYRVFATAVNMDASLLVKILQGKRHVSPKCIETFVQFFRFKEAKAEYFREMVAYGKAKTDEQVRKHFETLQKMRPAACRELDEARYRYFQQWFYPMIRSALDVFDYRGPQDAAKLGESSVPKLTATQVQAAVDALLQLGLAHTRKDGRVVPTEAHLKTKEHWLSACISDYQASIAELARKSIADTPKEKRDISTLTMALDSKQIEKIREILAETRKSIVNVVNAMPSQICDSVYQLNFQLFPMMKKEER; via the coding sequence ATGTTTTCGAAAAACAAGATCAACATATACGACTATTCCGACTACCGCAAGTTTTTGCAGGAGTTCTACGAACTGGAAAAGTCGCTGGACCCGACGTTCAGCTACCGCGTGTTTGCCACTGCGGTCAACATGGATGCGAGCCTCCTGGTAAAGATTTTGCAGGGCAAGCGCCACGTTTCGCCCAAGTGCATCGAGACGTTTGTGCAGTTCTTCCGGTTCAAGGAAGCCAAGGCGGAGTATTTCCGCGAGATGGTCGCCTACGGGAAGGCGAAAACCGACGAGCAGGTGCGCAAGCATTTCGAGACGCTGCAGAAGATGCGCCCTGCCGCCTGCCGCGAGCTGGACGAGGCCCGCTACCGCTACTTTCAGCAGTGGTTCTACCCGATGATACGTTCGGCCCTCGACGTGTTCGACTACCGTGGCCCGCAGGATGCCGCAAAGCTTGGCGAGAGCAGCGTCCCGAAACTCACCGCCACGCAGGTACAGGCCGCAGTAGACGCGCTGTTGCAGCTCGGGCTCGCGCATACCCGCAAGGACGGCCGCGTGGTGCCTACCGAGGCCCACCTCAAGACGAAGGAACACTGGCTGAGCGCCTGCATCAGCGACTACCAGGCGAGCATTGCGGAACTTGCCCGCAAGTCCATCGCCGATACCCCCAAGGAAAAGCGCGATATCAGCACGCTCACGATGGCGCTCGACTCGAAACAGATTGAAAAAATCCGCGAAATCCTCGCCGAGACGCGAAAATCCATCGTAAATGTGGTCAATGCGATGCCTTCGCAAATTTGCGACAGCGTTTATCAGTTAAATTTCCAGTTGTTCCCGATGATGAAAAAGGAAGAACGATGA
- a CDS encoding M6 family metalloprotease domain-containing protein has protein sequence MNFFRSFPVFAVLALSFCGAAFAVPAYPGLIESKQPDGSVVQIRVMGNEHFHYTVSEDSELIARDSLGYWNYADEQGKPTGMRFHHRDKRGDKERKFNETRDSKKILKEFQKRGRDRRRPPHRFDVPQEGEADTASLNAVPFRAAPLRAAVATPTGDVVQIATRPKFTQSMTTGEIRGLIILVQFSDVKFKSSDPQADFSRYMNEEGYHENGMHWSVRDYYVANSMGAFKPTFDVLAPVTLSNTRSYYGTLQITYDGANYYDYPDSAFTEAINLIKQRPDVDFTLYDNDGDKYVDFVYMIYAGIGEADTGVEDAIWPQAAYVNPIAVAGNCSGWSRNCYYVSHYACSNEISGNAYSQYGQSTKILAGIGTFVHEYGHVLGLPDFYNTEDMNDQSTPFIWSLMDMGEYNSYAENDLLAGTAPPRLTAFERYSLGWLTPRVLEKQNGEITLYGIDRNDAILIPSTNKNEYFFLDYRAKYDEITPLPNSGLLVWRVSYNASAWDNNKVNVKDAYRMNLIRSDKDDGLQTVRNGWYTYRAPTLEDEYLKGDPFPGIKDVTEFDEFVTYARENLGLRIYDIAETDSAVTFKVKWDGVEGWPSSSSVAESSSSSSEIVESSSSESSSSSAIVLGVSSSEEITGVVAGAFAPQVHMTLEGGVLRVVARIEGEKEIRVFDVQGHQLYAGRFAGNSTVLQLGDFARGAHVVRLTAGNRILAVKRL, from the coding sequence ATGAACTTTTTTAGGTCTTTCCCCGTTTTTGCGGTTCTTGCGCTTTCTTTCTGTGGCGCTGCGTTTGCCGTGCCCGCTTATCCGGGACTCATCGAATCGAAGCAGCCTGATGGTTCCGTAGTGCAGATCCGCGTGATGGGAAACGAGCACTTCCATTACACCGTTTCAGAGGATAGCGAACTTATTGCGCGCGACTCCCTCGGGTACTGGAACTACGCCGATGAACAAGGGAAGCCTACGGGAATGCGGTTCCACCATCGGGACAAGCGCGGTGACAAGGAACGCAAGTTCAACGAGACTCGCGATTCGAAAAAAATCCTCAAGGAATTCCAGAAGAGGGGGCGCGATAGGAGGCGCCCGCCACACAGGTTTGATGTTCCTCAGGAAGGCGAGGCCGATACGGCTTCCCTAAATGCTGTACCCTTTCGGGCGGCTCCCCTCCGTGCTGCCGTAGCGACCCCGACAGGCGATGTGGTGCAGATAGCGACGCGCCCGAAGTTTACGCAGAGCATGACCACTGGCGAAATTCGCGGGCTCATAATCCTTGTGCAGTTTAGTGACGTGAAGTTCAAGTCTAGCGACCCGCAGGCCGACTTCAGCCGCTACATGAACGAGGAGGGCTATCACGAAAATGGAATGCACTGGAGCGTGCGTGATTACTATGTCGCGAATTCCATGGGGGCGTTCAAGCCCACGTTCGACGTGTTGGCCCCGGTAACGCTTTCGAATACCCGGTCCTATTATGGGACTCTCCAGATTACCTACGATGGTGCCAACTACTACGATTATCCGGATTCCGCATTTACCGAGGCCATTAATCTAATCAAGCAGCGTCCTGACGTTGACTTTACTCTGTACGACAACGATGGCGACAAATATGTGGATTTCGTGTACATGATCTATGCGGGTATCGGTGAAGCCGATACGGGTGTAGAGGACGCTATCTGGCCGCAGGCGGCCTACGTAAATCCGATTGCTGTTGCGGGAAATTGTAGTGGGTGGAGCAGGAACTGCTATTATGTTTCCCATTATGCGTGTTCCAACGAGATAAGCGGGAATGCTTACTCGCAGTATGGCCAGTCTACCAAGATCCTTGCGGGGATAGGCACGTTTGTCCATGAGTATGGCCATGTGCTCGGCTTGCCCGACTTCTACAACACGGAAGACATGAATGACCAGTCGACGCCGTTTATATGGTCGCTGATGGACATGGGCGAATACAATAGCTATGCCGAAAATGACCTTCTTGCGGGGACCGCTCCCCCGAGGCTCACCGCCTTTGAACGCTATTCGCTCGGGTGGCTTACCCCGCGCGTGCTCGAAAAGCAGAATGGAGAAATTACTTTGTACGGGATTGACCGGAACGATGCCATTCTTATCCCCTCCACGAACAAGAACGAATACTTTTTTCTTGACTATCGCGCAAAATACGATGAAATAACGCCTCTCCCGAATAGCGGCTTGCTTGTCTGGCGCGTGAGTTACAACGCCAGTGCCTGGGACAACAACAAGGTAAACGTGAAGGACGCGTACCGCATGAACCTGATTCGCTCGGACAAGGATGATGGCCTGCAAACGGTCAGGAACGGCTGGTATACCTATCGGGCGCCTACGCTTGAAGATGAATACTTGAAGGGTGATCCGTTCCCCGGAATAAAGGACGTCACGGAGTTTGACGAATTCGTGACTTATGCGCGCGAAAACCTCGGGCTTCGCATTTACGATATTGCCGAGACGGATTCCGCAGTCACTTTCAAGGTGAAGTGGGACGGCGTGGAAGGCTGGCCTTCGAGTTCGTCGGTGGCCGAAAGTTCTTCCAGTTCCAGCGAAATTGTAGAGTCCAGTTCCAGCGAATCTTCGAGCAGTTCCGCCATCGTGCTCGGCGTGAGTTCGTCTGAAGAAATTACGGGCGTCGTAGCGGGTGCATTTGCCCCGCAGGTGCACATGACGCTTGAAGGCGGCGTGCTTCGAGTTGTTGCCCGCATTGAAGGCGAGAAGGAAATCCGCGTGTTTGACGTGCAGGGGCATCAGCTTTATGCGGGCCGCTTTGCGGGTAATTCCACTGTGCTGCAGCTGGGTGACTTTGCCCGCGGGGCGCATGTCGTGCGGCTGACTGCCGGGAACCGCATTCTTGCAGTGAAGCGCCTGTAA
- a CDS encoding glycoside hydrolase family 9 protein, with protein MKRTTLIPLSMAVATSAFAANFYYNQVGYDAGMPISIIVKSDAQLDGAEFKLMSGGNAVQTGTLSKGSNPDNWTNNGKFYVANLDKGVAAGTYTLQITENGQPATSGEFKVEDNALAKLTLGAVLDYFYNDRADKAPVVDWDKSMPVYKSDKKLDVHGGWYDASGDVSKYLSHLSYANYLNPQQIPLTVWSLAFAAERIPQLLGQTSTKAKTEDEAAFGADFLVRMLDDQGFFYMTVFDNWGSPTGKRELCAFSGSDGIKSTDYQTAFREGGGMAIAGLARVSKLGVKGDFTSEQYLAAAEKAYAHLSEKQGIGKSCEYCDDHKENIIDDYTALLAATELYVATEKVDYLKDARARATNLIGRLSDDGYFWSDDAKTRPFWHASDAGLPLVALVRYAEIESKITVTMQGGLIDWYCVDMIGVSCDNPHAVAALDAIKTHLNWLVGITNKVENPFGYARQTYKTQGSIKDGFFIPHDNESNYWWQGEDARLASLATAAMYAAHALDGDVADSVQKYATDQLDWILGKNPYATCMMYGFGKKVPQKYDGQSEYDATLKGGIANGITGKNKDGSGIAWTDDGVAAVGFDSMKESWQVWRWDEQWIPHTTWFLMALATRYDEKPESIEPPVSIPGKATVATRAMVVNLQGRVLAVSAAGAKDGVTVTVLGLDGAKVASGTLNAGRATLGLESVKSGAYLVKVDGFGARKVLVR; from the coding sequence ATGAAGAGAACAACGCTTATCCCACTATCCATGGCGGTTGCCACTTCGGCGTTCGCTGCGAATTTCTACTACAACCAGGTCGGTTACGATGCGGGCATGCCCATCAGCATCATCGTCAAGAGCGACGCCCAGCTTGATGGTGCCGAGTTCAAGCTGATGTCGGGCGGGAACGCCGTCCAGACAGGAACGCTTTCGAAAGGGTCGAATCCGGACAACTGGACGAACAATGGCAAGTTCTATGTGGCGAATCTCGATAAGGGTGTCGCGGCCGGCACCTATACGTTGCAGATAACCGAAAACGGACAGCCTGCGACTTCCGGCGAATTCAAGGTGGAAGACAATGCCCTTGCAAAGCTGACACTCGGTGCGGTGCTCGACTACTTCTACAATGACCGTGCCGACAAGGCGCCTGTCGTGGACTGGGACAAGAGCATGCCGGTGTACAAGTCCGACAAGAAACTCGATGTGCACGGTGGCTGGTACGATGCGAGCGGCGACGTGAGCAAGTATCTTTCTCACCTTTCCTACGCGAACTACCTGAACCCGCAGCAGATCCCGCTGACGGTGTGGTCGCTTGCGTTTGCGGCGGAACGTATTCCGCAGTTGCTGGGCCAGACGAGCACCAAGGCGAAGACCGAGGACGAGGCTGCCTTCGGTGCGGATTTCCTGGTGCGCATGCTCGATGACCAGGGCTTCTTCTACATGACGGTGTTCGACAACTGGGGCTCCCCGACGGGCAAGCGCGAACTTTGCGCATTCTCGGGCTCCGACGGCATCAAGAGTACGGATTACCAGACGGCCTTCCGCGAAGGCGGTGGCATGGCGATTGCGGGCCTTGCGCGTGTATCGAAACTTGGCGTGAAGGGCGACTTCACTAGCGAACAGTACCTTGCCGCAGCCGAGAAGGCCTACGCTCATTTGTCCGAAAAGCAGGGAATCGGCAAGTCCTGTGAGTACTGCGATGACCACAAGGAAAACATTATTGACGATTACACTGCACTCCTTGCGGCAACGGAACTCTATGTGGCGACGGAGAAGGTGGATTACCTGAAGGATGCACGCGCCCGTGCGACAAACCTTATTGGACGCCTGAGCGATGATGGGTACTTCTGGAGCGACGATGCCAAGACTCGTCCGTTCTGGCATGCAAGCGATGCGGGTCTCCCGCTGGTGGCGCTTGTCCGCTATGCCGAAATCGAAAGTAAGATTACTGTGACGATGCAAGGAGGACTTATTGATTGGTACTGCGTGGACATGATTGGGGTTAGTTGCGACAATCCCCATGCGGTCGCGGCCTTGGATGCCATCAAGACGCATTTGAACTGGCTTGTCGGTATTACGAACAAGGTAGAAAACCCGTTCGGCTATGCCCGTCAGACCTACAAGACGCAGGGCTCTATCAAGGACGGTTTCTTTATCCCGCATGACAACGAGAGCAACTACTGGTGGCAGGGCGAGGATGCCCGCCTTGCAAGCCTTGCTACTGCTGCGATGTATGCCGCCCACGCCTTGGATGGGGATGTTGCGGATAGCGTGCAGAAATATGCGACCGACCAGCTCGACTGGATTCTGGGCAAGAACCCGTACGCCACGTGCATGATGTATGGTTTTGGCAAGAAGGTTCCCCAGAAATATGACGGCCAGTCTGAATACGACGCGACGCTCAAGGGCGGTATCGCGAACGGCATTACCGGCAAGAACAAGGATGGTTCCGGAATCGCCTGGACCGATGACGGTGTCGCCGCGGTGGGATTTGATTCGATGAAGGAATCGTGGCAGGTGTGGCGCTGGGATGAACAGTGGATTCCGCATACCACGTGGTTCCTGATGGCACTTGCCACCCGCTATGACGAAAAGCCGGAGTCGATTGAGCCGCCGGTCTCCATTCCGGGGAAGGCGACGGTGGCTACGCGTGCTATGGTCGTGAACCTGCAGGGCCGTGTGCTTGCGGTAAGTGCCGCCGGCGCAAAGGACGGCGTTACGGTGACGGTGCTTGGGCTCGATGGCGCGAAGGTCGCCTCGGGTACATTGAATGCGGGCCGCGCGACGCTGGGCCTTGAATCCGTGAAGAGCGGTGCTTACCTGGTGAAGGTTGACGGCTTCGGCGCAAGGAAGGTGCTTGTCCGCTAA